A segment of the Corylus avellana chromosome ca2, CavTom2PMs-1.0 genome:
CTAAAATTACTCTGGTTTGTATCGTTTCCCTGCATCATCATCAACATTATCCGTATCATACAAGATTCATAACAAATTCCGAATAATCATTTTTCTGCGACACGTGTATCCACGCCATGCTGTAGATCAGACAATCCACTTTCAAATTGGGCGATCAACGGTCATTCATAATTTATCAACAAAATAGAACTCCTGCTACGTAAAGTTTTACCAGCATTTTGGACGGAGCCGATTCATTGCATGTGCGAGTAGCCTGGCCCACCACCCAACTCTCTGCAAAGGTAGGTCCACCGCCCGTTGAGgtgacaaaaaaaatgaaaacgtACGGTGTCTGATTCACATGCCCTAATCAAACATCTTTtgtcttttgtaattttcttcaATGAATAATGTAATTAGCAAAAACAAATCATCATTGACAATGTTTAATTTAGAACACCCCAcgttaaaaattacatttctaTTTGATATGGTAAGGATGGGTTAATACTATTATATCAACACAATAGGTCAATGTTGTCATATCAATGGCCAAAGcgttttctactttttttttttttttttttaaaacaaaatgtaaGTCCTGTATGCATGGTTGGTAAAATTCAGAGATATAACTCATATtctcttttcattatttatatttattagaaaattaataaaattttggtcTTTGAAttttaatgtgttttaaaattataatttagatttttttttataaataaaataaaaaaattactaagtaagttttaattttaaaattcattccCTCTTAACTTTTCCATTCAAAATGACGACGTAAATCAATCAGTCATAAGTCACCCCTTCATGAGGTGGTTGGAGACGGGGTTGCCCTCATGAGGTGGGTGAAGACTATCCTTTCATTCCTTTATGAGATAAAAGTATAATTGAAATTCCATGCAAATTGTAagtatatctttttcttttaataaaaatcagTCTTTAATTCTTTATGacattaaaatgaactcaaaagtttATGAGATatgcacaaaaaaataaaaaattcatacagtcaaattttgtccaataacttaagagaaaaatgcaaaattagtcattgtggtttacttgatttgcaattaactccttgtagtattaaaatgaactcaaagatccttaaggtatgccaaaaaaataatttagtttctACGGTCAAATTTcattcactgacttaacagattatgataacatgaaacgttataaccaataaaattgtgatacttgtcatatttaagtcagtgtcacactaatagaatctgttaaattagtggacataatttgactgtagggactaaattatttttttggcatacttcggGGACCTTTgtgttcattttgatactacaatgactcatttttcatttttcccatAACTTAATAAGTTTTGATAGTGTGATACATCgatgccaataaaattgtgacacatgtTCTATTTAAGTTAATGACGCATTAACGAAATCTATTAAATCAGTGCACCAAATTCGATTATAagggctaaattttttttttttttttttttgcatatcttAGATATCTATAAGTTCATTTTAATATCATAGAAAACTAATTATAAATCAGATAAATTATAAGGActgattttgtaatttttaatttccttcTCTTAAAAAAGTGATTGCAAGTTACTTGATAAGTACTAGCTACCTTAGCCAAAAACTCGATAAATAATTTGGACGAAAAGAttaataaaggaaatgatttttAAGATGATTAAAAGTAACCTAagtaatgatttttattttcaaatctaagtttatattttatataaaagtgtACGTcgaaaatttccaaaattttccGTGTTTTTTTATGACGAATACGACACTTTATGGTCTGCTTTCTGTGTCCTTACAAGAGTCCAGTgggcttttcttcttcatcttgcTTTGGCATCAATCCTCTcgtctgttctctctctttccagGTTCTAACCCATTTCTGTCTCTAGTTCTCACACCCAGAAACTCCAGCCTTCTCAGAAATTTCTTCCTCGTAGATAGTCACAAATACCCTCTTGCTGCTCCTCTTTGTAGGGTATCAATGGCCAAAAGATCTCTCaagaaaggagaagaatatGAAGAACTGGAACAAGAAGATAATGACCATTATGATGATCATGACGATGAAGACGATGAGgaaggggaagaagaagaagaagaagaagaagaagaagcgcaGGAACTAGAATATAGAAGGAAGAAGGTGATGATAAGGGTAGTCTCAGCTGGGCAGAGATTAAGTACTCTGTCGCCCTTTGTAAAttgtagtagtagtagtagtagtgaTAACAATATTAGTAGCATTGGCTCATTACGTTGCCAGGCTGATGAATGTGGTGTGGAATTGATAATGGCGAAGGCATATCACAAGCGCCATAAGGTTTGCGAGCGCCACGCCAAGGCTGCTGTGGTTTTGGTCAGCGGCCTTCGCCAGAGGTTTTGCCAGCAGTGTAGCAAGTATTGAACTTTTCCCTCCTTTTTATGTTGCAAAAGCTTCTCTGATTTTGTGGTGCAAATGGGTGCTTGTGATTTTTCTGCTTCTGTCGAGTTATTGATTGCAAGTGGATTaattgggtgtttttttttcgGCCCATTATGTGTTCGATTGTTTTCTTTCTGTGCCTTTTTCCTTATTGGGAACATTTTGACCAATTTCACATAGTACTGTGGTTAGTTGAATTTAGTATATCTGCAACGGTAACATAACTGGAGTGTAGCTGATATGTTTCATGTCATTTTATGGCATCTGTTCTGCAATTGAAGAATTCCTGCTACCTTTTATTTCTTGAGGCTGGTATTTCTGTAGATTGCAGCAGTAGTGTTCATTTGGATTTACAATTTGTTTCCTCAGTTAATTGCCATAGTATTTCTGCTCTCCATGCCATGGTaattttgtagaaatttgaaTCATAAATTCTGTTTCCTTCATATGCCAGAATAGAAGCATCCATGTTTGACTTTCCTATTGTTTCTGTATAAGTATTTGCTTGGGGTCTGAATGTGTGGTGCAGGTTTCATGAGATTCCACAGTTTGATGGCAACAAAAAGAGTTGTCGGGAAAAGTTAGCCGGTCATAATGAGCGTCGGAGAAAGACCCATACAGAACTTCAGGCAGCGGATGAACAGAAGCCACCAGAGTCCAGAATGAATGGCAGCTTGCTGAAAGCCATGAGGTATTCGGATTATGGTAAAATGAGTTTTCAAGGGAGCCCAAATATGAAGCATTCTTGAAGTAAATGACTGTAAGTTGTTCTCCAACTCTGTTTTGATCTATATATCACTCATTTCTGATGCATTCTCTTTGATCGGCAGCCTGCTTGTTTTATGCCTGACACAATTTAGTGATCATTATAGCCTTAGTTGTAGCTTAGCAGTATGTATTTTGAGCCTAGGATTGAAGTTAAGATTTAGTAGTATAggataatttattttgttattgacTCCTGTACAGAGAAGTTAAGGTTTAGTAGCATAGGATAATTTATTCTGTTATCGACTCTATCTATAATCAaattggttctttttttttccatgaatGAAAGAATTCATTTATCTAAGGAATCAAGTTAACTTTCTTTCAACTCGTATTCCATAGAGCAAGAGGCTTTCCCACTATTTGTCTGGACGTAAAACCTACTAAAATCTTTGCATCATCATTCAGGGCCGGAGTCAGAGGGGAGCAATGGCCTCCGGTTATGAAATTTTCCCATTAAATACATAAATGATACCATGAGGATTTCTAGAACCATGATTAACATCCACTTTTAGATCATACCACACTCAACTAATAATGATAGTTGTTGCATTAGAATACAATGAGGATCTCATCAGTCATCACAGTCGAGAGCAAAGTATATGATCACTTTACTGCATTTACCAAAGAAGAAACATTTTCCATCTTTGAATTGTTATTATTTAGACCAAAAAAGCCATTTCAATGGTGGTCAGCGGAAAATGTGTTTATgaagatgggaaaaaaatgaatacaGGAGGTAAGAACTCCACGGTAAATCACAAAATTGTTTAGGACGGTGGTGGGAATGAATATGTTCTGGGTCAGTCTAGAGCTGCTAGAACTGCATCAACGACTTCTTGAGTTGTGCTGTGTCCACCAAGGTCTCTTGTCCGGTACTTGCCCTCTTTTATCACTTGCTTCACAGCAGTTTCTAATCGATCAGCAAATGAAGGAAACTGGAGATGTCTGAGCATCATGGCAGATGAGAGAAGCAGGGCTACTGGGTTGGCTTTCTTTTGTTCCAATAGCTTCTCATTGCCCACGTTCCCTGCCGAAGCACCTTGCTCAAATATAGCATGATCAGCCCCGACATTGCCTGCAACATCACCCATGCGTGGATCAAAAGCAGCAAAATTATATTCAAACACATGGTTACgttttcttactttcttttttgggttacTGGGAGAGAGTTATTCTCAGCACTACACCaaatataattagggctttaTTTTTTACACAAGCgaacctaacacaaaattaCAGTTAGGGTTGAGAGGtttaacctgtttaattaaattggtcaaattatgattgacctatatagtctatTATTCTTATGCCTCAACACGAGCCGAACGTGACACATGAGGGGGGCTGGGGGATATAAATACAGAAAAATTCATCTTTTAATGCACATGCAAACAGACTAAACATTCACATACTAGAGTTTAAAGAAAATACGCAACCAAAAACTTCTTTTCTCTGCTAAAGTAAGGCCTAACATAGAGTAttcagaggaaaaaaaatgaaatataggTAATGAATTcatcttaaaaagaaaaattgattttgaacaTACCTAGCAAAACTTTAATGAGATGGCAAGTATATTTCTAAGAAACTAGCAAGAAAAAGTGTATTTATGCATATGAGGAGTGCTGGAGGCTTGGGGGATGTCTAACGTGAGAGCCCATGTGAGCTTGACTTCTTAGCCTCGAAGTTTTAGCAACAAAAGTTGCGCCTAGGAATTTTCTCAAGACTCACCCCAAGCTCCCTTCACATAACTTTCCTATGGCAGTTTGCGGACGAAGCATCATAAGTACAATAATTGCCTTCTAGCAAAAACCCCAACTAAATTATAAGTTTGCTGAAACTCAGAATCAACATAAATGCAGAATGTCTCCCTTTGTCACACCATATGTACCGCCCAGGCAACAGTTATTTAAACCTTCAGCTTTACTTTAGTCCAACCATGCACTAGAAACTTATGTAATtagatatgattattattacCTTCGACTTTAATCTGCATCTCCAGGATCCTTGTCCAATTCCTATGTTATATCCTAACTAGTATCAATAATTTAAACCCCTCATGCTGCACTCTAGTGTAGTTGTCCACATTCTAAATCTTACAGACATGGTGACTCTTCAATTCTAATTTGATCAAGATTAGCTATCATGCAACTGAAACAGAAGTTGTCTTTCACACTATTCTGTAACCAATCTAATCAGTGATATTTTGCTGTGTTGCAAAAGAAGTCATGCATCATGGCTAAAGACGGCATAATGATTTCTTAGGCTGCAGAAAAGGTTTTATTACCTATATGCAAGCAATGGTGTTCCACATAGCTTGGAGATCTAGACAAGGGTATGTAGACACAAATGGAATAATATGGTGCCGTAGTTTGACTCCTTTCTTTATACAACCATTTGTTCACAAACACATGCCGGCATGTACACACAAGgacacacacacaaagagaCTCCTGGCATGACTCCTGGGCAAGTTGCAACGTATGGGAATATGAGctctgaaatttaaaaaatatgtggaCCTACCTCCCGGCATGACTCCTGTGCCACCAGCAATGCCAGCTGCTGTATTTGCAACTAGATTACCATAAAGATTTGGTGTCACCTACAAAATGTAAACCCGCCTGCATCAtctatttttgttatttgataaaatatagTAGGAGGAGAACACAAAGAGTAAAGATAAATCAGAACAGTTGCAGAAAAATTTATCACTTTAGCACTTAAGCTCCTGCTGCATTAGTTTTTCTCATATGAttacttgattaaaaaaaacaaaaggtttataATCTCTAATTATCTCATTCTAACATGATTACTCCCCATTACTAAAGCCCTCCAGTAAGACATTTTGCTAACCTACAGCAAATAAGAGCTGATGTAGCTCATAATATTCCATTAATATTACTAACATAAACTACACAGAATGTAGCAAAGTActactaatatttttttcttatggcATGGAACCTCACCAAGGCAGACCTACGGACCCACCCCAGGGGAGTAAACCCTGGATACAGGATCCCACCCCAGGTAATTCAGAGAACTTCTAGTCGGAATCAAACCCTAGACGTCGAGTCTCTGTGTCATTCCAAACCTGCCCCTTGACCACTAGGCTACACCTGACGGGTAGCGAAGCATTTCTAGTATAAACCATGGTATTGTTTGAACATAGATTCACATACCATGACATCAAATTGCTCAGGCTTGGAAACAAGTTGCATGCAGCAGTTGTCCACAATAATCTCATTGTACTGGATCCCAGGATATTTTGTCGCAACCTCTCGACAAGATTCTAAGAACAGACCATCTGCAAGCTTCATAATGTTAGCTTTGTGCACAGCAGTCACCTTCTTCCTGTTATTCAAGTAAGAATACTCGAATGCATACTTTGCAATCCGCTCCGAACAGAACTTTGTTATCACCTACCCAAAACATTAGTATGAGGCACAAACAAACATATTCatgaaaaatcacaaaaagtaaCAAAGATTTAGTTGCCCTAATACGCGAGGCGGATACCAATAAAATCACAAcgatgaaaataaaagaaacaaaccGAACCATCCTCTAGAGTTTTTAGGGTAAATTCACAGTGAAATGATTCAGATTTTTTCATCTCAAACatatttattgaaaatttaaaggtttttttttttttttttttaattaaaaaataaaatgattcagAATTTTTCATCACaaacatatttataaaaaatttaaaggtttttttaaaaataaaaaataaaaatcacaccGACCTAAATTACCTAATACAATGCAGATACCAATCAAAATCacaatgattaaatcggaagaAACAAACAGAGACATCCTTGTCCGGATTTTCAGGAGTTCTAACCATTATTTTCATTCAGTCGATTCacggtttttatatatatacaattcaGCAACACACAATGAATTAAAGAATAGTTTTCCACCTTGAGGCTTTCGACGACGCCGGGAACGACCTCGTGCTCCAGGCCGGCATACTCGCCCTCGGTGTTCTCTCTAATGACGACGATATCGACGTTTTCGTGGCGGGTGGGGAGGCCCGGGAGGTTGAAGCAGTTGACGAGCGAGGCGTAGAGGTCGAGCTCCTTCCTGAGCTGCACGTTGAGCGAGCTCACGCCGCCGCCCATGGGCGTGACCAGCCCGCCCTTCAGGCACACCTTGTTCTTCTTGATCGACTCGATCACCTCCTCGGGGACCCTCTTCATGTCCCCGCGCACCTCGTACCGTTCGAAGTACACCGGCGCGTGCATCGCCTCCATCACCTGCTCCACTGCACCGGTCACCAGTGGTCCGATCCCGTCCCCCGGGATCAATGTTACGGGGCGTGGAGCGCCGTCGCCCGGCCGGGGCATGTACGTCACGGACCGGGTTGGGTTGACGCACGTGGCGGGGACTGGCGGTTTCGAGAGGAGTTGCTTTAGAACGGGTATGGCTTTTCTCGCCATCGAGATTCTGGGATTGGATCGCGtcgggtttagggtttagggtttgcgGATGAAGAGGGCTGCGTAAGAAAAACGACGCAGAGGAACAAAAAGAGAAGGAGGAGGATGACGGTGGAGGAATAGTCAGATCTTTCGTGTCGGAATTTCATTGGTGAAAACGGTCCAATTGTTGACCTTCTTTTCCcgtcaatgtttttttttttgttaaaaaaacaaaaatgctaaatgtttttataatattttcatgATATTAAGTAATTGACCTTATTTATCTCTTATCattttcagaaaataatatctaccagGAATAGGAGAACATAgacaaaaaagaacaataaataattatttaattaaagaaatatttgattttcattCTTTGCATATCTTTTGTATCATTGTATGTACAAAGGATGTGCAAAATTACTGTTAAATTTATAGGACCCACaatttcacatattcaatggtgAACAATATTTGGTTTCCGTCCTTTGCCTATTTCTTGTCTATTTTGTATAAAAGATGAGCAAATCTATTATTGAATATGTgatgaatttacaaaaaaaaaaaaggacaagagATGCGTAAGAGAATGACATCAAACGCATTTCTTTAATGATagaaaatatatgaataaaataaaatgtaagaaaattATACCAAACACAtctcaattaattatttattgaagTGTCATGTATAATTGTAAATACTCATGTCTCATACTCGAGTAGTCGAGTGCCCTTAGAGGCCTACAAAGGAGCGTCCTTGGAAAGGCCCACGAAGGAGAATCCAACAAGCAAGAAATAAGCCCAAGATCATGCAAACTAGCCCCCAAAATCacaatattttgtttgtttgcttgtttgtttACAAGTGTTTCTTATTTATAGCATTCATCTTTACATTGTGTCTCCCAAAATAGCTCTATTTTCAATCACAAACACATGTTAAAACAATCCATCCATTTGCATCTTGGTAGCTCAGTTGGATTAGTTGGATATAGGGAGCGCAAATTCCTGAGCTTCTAACTGCTAACTCATTGCTGACATGATTCCAACTCGTGTAATCGGCTTTTGATGACAAGCTAAAGCTTGGTTAAATGTGATTTATCGTTTTCGACAGAAGTCAAAGGACGACAAAATATTAGGTGAGattaaactttataaaatttaaattaataaatctttttaaaataataatacatacGTGACTAAAACTTTTCATGAATCGTTATAAAGCTCCGGTCAGTCTGACCGGAGCCACTGAGCTCCACCATTATGGGGTTAAATGGGTTACATAAAATGTAAAGCCCAAACGATTTGACTCATGAAAAGTGAAGAAAACATGAAACATGTCAAA
Coding sequences within it:
- the LOC132171830 gene encoding squamosa promoter-binding-like protein 3, whose amino-acid sequence is MAKRSLKKGEEYEELEQEDNDHYDDHDDEDDEEGEEEEEEEEEEAQELEYRRKKVMIRVVSAGQRLSTLSPFVNCSSSSSSDNNISSIGSLRCQADECGVELIMAKAYHKRHKVCERHAKAAVVLVSGLRQRFCQQCSKFHEIPQFDGNKKSCREKLAGHNERRRKTHTELQAADEQKPPESRMNGSLLKAMRYSDYGKMSFQGSPNMKHS
- the LOC132172307 gene encoding isocitrate dehydrogenase [NAD] regulatory subunit 3, mitochondrial isoform X2 — protein: MARKAIPVLKQLLSKPPVPATCVNPTRSVTYMPRPGDGAPRPVTLIPGDGIGPLVTGAVEQVMEAMHAPVYFERYEVRGDMKRVPEEVIESIKKNKVCLKGGLVTPMGGGVSSLNVQLRKELDLYASLVNCFNLPGLPTRHENVDIVVIRENTEGEYAGLEHEVVPGVVESLKFCSERIAKYAFEYSYLNNRKKVTAVHKANIMKLADGLFLESCREVATKYPGIQYNEIIVDNCCMQLVSKPEQFDVMVTPNLYGNLVANTAAGIAGGTGVMPGGNVGADHAIFEQGASAGNVGNEKLLEQKKANPVALLLSSAMMLRHLQFPSFADRLETAVKQVIKEGKYRTRDLGGHSTTQEVVDAVLAALD
- the LOC132172307 gene encoding isocitrate dehydrogenase [NAD] regulatory subunit 3, mitochondrial isoform X1 is translated as MARKAIPVLKQLLSKPPVPATCVNPTRSVTYMPRPGDGAPRPVTLIPGDGIGPLVTGAVEQVMEAMHAPVYFERYEVRGDMKRVPEEVIESIKKNKVCLKGGLVTPMGGGVSSLNVQLRKELDLYASLVNCFNLPGLPTRHENVDIVVIRENTEGEYAGLEHEVVPGVVESLKVITKFCSERIAKYAFEYSYLNNRKKVTAVHKANIMKLADGLFLESCREVATKYPGIQYNEIIVDNCCMQLVSKPEQFDVMVTPNLYGNLVANTAAGIAGGTGVMPGGNVGADHAIFEQGASAGNVGNEKLLEQKKANPVALLLSSAMMLRHLQFPSFADRLETAVKQVIKEGKYRTRDLGGHSTTQEVVDAVLAALD